From the Glycine max cultivar Williams 82 chromosome 11, Glycine_max_v4.0, whole genome shotgun sequence genome, the window TGGCTTCTTTATTTAAATGGGGTTGCTCTAATTTGGAGCTGTATAAGCCCAAGTTTCAGAGTTAAAAGCATATTCTATATGGAATTCATTAACCACTTACTTGGTCAGGCTCTGAATGACGTTTTGAATTGTGTTTCAGAATATAAATCAGTAGTGTCCGTATTTGAGAGCAAAATGAATAAACTTCACACAACACATTCTTGGGATTTTCTTGGATTAGAAACTATCAACAAGAACAATCCTAAAGCACTGGACACCACATCCGATGTCATTGTTGGTGTCATTGACTCTGGTAAGTACTTTCTCTGATACtctcttttttctcatttttattacAATGAGTGACTCTACATTGGTTTTCAGGCATCTGGCCGGAATCGGAAAGCTTCACTGATTATGGATTAGGTCCTGTGCCCAAAAAATTCAAGGGAGAGTGTGTTACTGGTGAAAAATTTACACTAGCCAATTGCAACAAGTAAGAACTCTTTTTGGAATTCTAAATCCATCATAGACTGGTTTTTAAGATTGATGTACAAAGTATATATATTGAcgtaaataaattatgaacttGAAGCTGTTGAAGtgtaatataaaatcatttttgtgaAGTTTAAACTTTTGGGATAGTTGATTTATGACATGGTATTAGAATGTCTGTGACCAAGTGGTCCAGAGTTCCATCTCTACCAACCTCATTCTTCTAATAAAAAACTGAATTTCAGCACAAGGTAGTTGGATCCGTCTATTGTTCACATTTCAAAGTTTAAGGGACTCTAACATGAGTGGATGTTGTGTTAAAGACTTATCATACAACTATTCGTGTTTCCTCACCTAATAGCTTAAACTTTTGTGACGGTTTGTGATAGAAGCTTACTCATTGTATGCTATAGAAATATACAGATTGTCATTTTCTAACTATGTCATCTCacctgaattttttatttttcaggaaAATTATTGGTGCTCGGTTCTATTCAAAAGGGATTGAGGCAGAAGTTGGTCCTCTAGAGACTGCTAACAAGATTTTTTTCCGGTCAGCTCGGGATGGTGATGGACACGGAACACACACGGCTTCCACAATAGCAGGGTCCATTGTTGCTAATGCCAGCTTATTAGGCATTGCCAAAGGAACCGCTAGAGGTGGTGCCCCAAGCGCGAGACTTGCAATTTACAAGGCATGTTGGTTTGATTTCTGCAGTGATGCTGATGTTCTTTCTGCCATGGATGATGCCATCCATGATGGGGTTGACATACTATCTCTTTCCCTTGGCCCTGACCCTCCGCAGCCAATTTACTTCGAGAATGCAATCAGTGTAGGAGCATTCCATGCATTCCAAAAGGGTGTTCTTGTTTCTGCTTCTGCTGGGAACTCAGTTTTTCCACGTACTGCATGCAATGTTGCTCCTTGGATCCTCACTGTTGCTGCTAGCACAATAGACAGGGAATTCAGTTCAAATATCTACCTTGGTAACTCGAAGGTTTTAAAGGTGAGGCCAATAACACAAATTTGGTCACCAATATACATCCTAATGCATATTAGTATCAGTTAGTAAATCAAGAAAGATTTATGTGCCTTCAGGGTTCTTCTTTAAATCCAATAAGAATGGAGCATTCGAATGGTTTAATATATGGAAGTGCCGCTGCAGCTGCAGGAGTTTCAGCAACAAATGCAAGGTATCTTCTGCATTAAGTAGCTAAGCACAACACTTCATTTTGATAAATGTTTCGGATTCTATATAACTATTTGCCTTCTTTAAGCCGTATTAAAACTCATTAAAGTCAGTCCTCTAGTTAGAAAATGAGACAATATTATTAGTACATCtaactttttgttttgaaacatAGACAACTCTAGTCTCTCTATTTGCCATATCATTATTATACCATTAGCGAAAAAACTGTGGATATTTAGAATCACACATCTTGTTTGACTCCAAATAGTTAAAATTAGTGTCCTATTCTGCATAAATGTATAGGAACTATTCAAGGATGCTGACTTTAATCCCAAGACATCTAGAGTGAcatgattcaattttttaatcctaatttttttaatttcttttgtttacAGCTTCTGCAAGAACAATACTCTAGATCCTACCTTAATCAAGGGTAAAATTGTAATCTGCACAATTGAGACTTTCAGTGATGACAGACGAGCCAAGGCCATAGCAATAAGGCAAGGAGGGGGTGTCGGAATGATACTTATTGATCATAATGCCAAAGATATTGGTTTTCAATTTGTCATCCCAAGCACTCTCATTGGTCAGGATGCCGTACAAGAGCTTCAAGCATATATAAAGACAGATAAGTGAGTTTTAAAAGTTTgtcaaaagagagaaaaaaaaatctctattaCCAAAGTTAGTCACAATCCATGAAACATCACCAGCTAATGCTTTTACTATGTCAGGAATCCCACTGCTATAATCAACCCAACAATAACTGTAGTCGGTACCAAACCTGCTCCAGAAATGGCAGCTTTTTCTTCCATTGGACCAAATATAATAACACCAGACATTATTAAGGTAAGTTTACTCAATAAACTATATGTTTTAGATCTGCATGCACCACAGATTCTCTt encodes:
- the LOC100792672 gene encoding subtilisin-like serine-protease S, with product MTYKLVCFCIKWVNHQPQNESPFPHLAFYSGPFQLIMGFAKILSSFTVLFIGYTLVNGSTPKHYIVYMGDHSHPNSESVIRANHEILASVTGSLSEAKAAALHHYSKSFQGFSAMITPVQASQLAEYKSVVSVFESKMNKLHTTHSWDFLGLETINKNNPKALDTTSDVIVGVIDSGIWPESESFTDYGLGPVPKKFKGECVTGEKFTLANCNKKIIGARFYSKGIEAEVGPLETANKIFFRSARDGDGHGTHTASTIAGSIVANASLLGIAKGTARGGAPSARLAIYKACWFDFCSDADVLSAMDDAIHDGVDILSLSLGPDPPQPIYFENAISVGAFHAFQKGVLVSASAGNSVFPRTACNVAPWILTVAASTIDREFSSNIYLGNSKVLKGSSLNPIRMEHSNGLIYGSAAAAAGVSATNASFCKNNTLDPTLIKGKIVICTIETFSDDRRAKAIAIRQGGGVGMILIDHNAKDIGFQFVIPSTLIGQDAVQELQAYIKTDKNPTAIINPTITVVGTKPAPEMAAFSSIGPNIITPDIIKPDITAPGVNILAAWSPVATEATVEHRSVDYNIISGTSMSCPHVTAVAAIIKSHHPHWGPAAIMSSIMTTATVIDNTRRVIGRDPNGTQTTPFDYGSGHVNPVASLNPGLVYDFNSQDVLNFLCSNGASPAQLKNLTGVISQCQKPLTASSNFNYPSIGVSSLNGSLSVYRTVTYYGQGPTVYRASVENPSGVNVKVTPAELKFVKTGEKITFRIDFFPFKNSDGSFVFGALIWNNGIQRVRSPIGLNVLST